In Lycium barbarum isolate Lr01 chromosome 9, ASM1917538v2, whole genome shotgun sequence, the DNA window TGAAATGCATGATATACAATGTaatcattaacaatctaaacgacatctgaaataaaaaattaaataacacATGTATTGCCATTTGACACTTTTTAACACTTTTTGGAAGAGTACGTGCATAACATATAATGAGCTGGATTTTAGCACCTGAAAGTTATAGTTCATGGGGTAACGTAAACAAGACATAGTTTAAGTATGGAACTTAtaaaaacatgattttttttttggttgggtgtgttgggggggggggggggggagggaggggggTTAGCACTTGAAAGTTATAGCAGGGGTTAATGTAAACATGGCGCAGTTTAAATATGAAACTGATAAAAAGGTGACCGTTTAGGGGTTTTTTGATCCGTTATCTTTAGAAATTAAGACATTCATAGAAGAAAAATAAACACAATTTGATAAGTGCCCAAAAGAGTAAGTAAAAGTATTTGGGTCATTTGCCCTTTTgcccctattttgtgttggtctttaatttttgtctttcaaatTGGTTGGTCTTTAATCTTTgctcttcaaaatcgaacttatgcctataaGGACATAAGTTACGCATCATAATATCCGCAAGTTATGCCGGCGCCTTTAAAGAACTTATGTCTCTATATGCatgagttcgattttgaaggaatGAGAAGAATTTGCAACAAAAGGAAGGTTAACACACTACTAAAATATCATTATTTTCCCATTGAAATTTTCACTGACTGTTGGTAGAAAAAATCTTTATTTCTGGATAGTGACATGAGCTTCTAATTCAGAACCGTCTAGTAGTGATCTCGAGTTTAGTAGCTGGCTTCTCTTTATATTGATattcatttcatcacaatcaGCTATATGCAACATATAACTGCACGGTGGTTGCAAATGCTCAGCTTTCGGTTCGGCAAGAATTATATCTGCAGTTGAACAATTTTAAAAATGAATTTGTTATAAGTTTTGTTTCGTATCAATTGCCAATCATAAGAAGCTAGTCATGACTCCTATAGTAAACCTCATTAACTGATTTTAAAAAAACATAAATTCATATCTCAATCTTTATCTATATACCAAATTAGTCATAGGCGGACTTAATTAACTTTAGAGAAAGATCAGGAATTACATCTTACATGCATAGGCCATAAGCTTATGAAGAATTTTCCTCAGTTTGCAACTAAAGAATCTTTAAGGGTAAACAGGTAGCATCTCTTTCTACAGATAAAAGGGGAAGCAAAGATGCATATATATCACTAGGAGAGATTCTTcatgtttctttctttttggcctACTAACTCCGATTCCATCCTTCCTTCACAGCTAAGATAACTGATAATGAAACAAGTTGAAAACAGGCAATAGTGTTAGAAGTGTGTGTCATGCACATCAGTGTAGTCAGAAATCCTAACAAAAGGATTAAAATAATACAACTCCGTCACATATGTAATTTGAATTTGTTAACAACACAATATAATATTTCGACGAATGAGATTCAGTTGACCCCTTTTACATACTGAATGTAGTTTTGTGCCTAATCATGAATTATAGGTAGAAATGAATGGTAAATCTAACTCGATCATTAAAGTAACTCAAGATGTGAGGATTAATAATCGATCAATGTGTGACTGTGACACAAGCATGTGACTGTGACACAAGCAACTTGGTTTCAATACAGAAGTATCGCGGCGAATAAAGAATCTTGGTGTGAATAAGAAAAGGTGAGAACAAGTTGGATAAACTCATATCTTTTGCACATCAGCTATAAGATCCTTCAAAAAATACCACTGATCGAGCACACTTGTAATAACCAAAAAAGTTACCCCTTAACTCTGCAACTTGAAATTCGCAGGTTGAAAAAAGTAAGGAATCTACATTTCTAATTATTAGCTACTTTGATTCCATAGAATTTGACTGTTGCAAAAATGTCTACCAACTTGAAAAATATTTGCAGGGGTGGCTTGACTATAAGGCCAACAAAGCAATCACAACTTTTTTGGGGCTTCATTTCTTCCTTAAAgatgtattttatatatataactatTGCCTCAGCCGAAAgaagtttttcaaaattaaaattgataaaattttatCTAAAATCAACAATTTCTCAAGATAGATTCAATGGATTAgctatattatcaattgaaaagAAATTCTTAGAACAAATCGATTATAAAACAGTAATTAATGACTTCGCGTCTAAAAAAGCTAGAAAAGTAAACTTTAAATAAGAATAATATAACGATATTTCCTTTAAAAAAGAATAGGGCATTTTTTTAAAGTTTGGCTTTAGGTACTCTTGTTAAGACGGCTCTAAATATTCAGAGGAATGAAGAACGTCTTAAGTTTTATTGATGATTGATATTCTCCCATGCATTAAATAATTATAGAGCATCTTTTATTCTATATTATATTCGACATTCTTCTACATCTATTTATACAGTAGCACTGCCTTTAGAATCTAAATATCGTTATTCATGAAAgaatttaatactcttttatactcTACTAGCTAATCTACCAATCACCGAAAGTTTCACAATTAATTATAAGAAATAATTTCTCAGGTAAAAAGGGAATAAAATAATCTTTGCCTTTCACATACAGTTCTAAACAACGTAATACTTGTACGGACATTGAAGGAGTCTGGTATTATGGTTATGGTCGGCAAACAGAAGTGGTCAAAATCAAGAACATAATCAAAGTGCAGacactttttatttatttatgttaagTTCTCCATACTTTATTTGATTCTTTTAACTATATATGAAGAAATATCTTTAAGGAATTTCCTCTTTTCATTGTTAGAATTAGTATTCTTCTTTTCTACCTTTTCTAGATAAACAATATCATCCATATCTATCAAGAATCCCTATAAATAACCCAAGATATGAAACCTCAAACATCACTAAAGCTTACAACATTAGCATCATACAGCTACTAATACTCCAATCTCTTCTGTTCCACACGAGATTTTTTCTGTTCCCGTTGATCTCAATCTTAGGGCTTACGGTACCAATATCAGTCATACATTCAATTAATTTCCAAATATGGATAAGATAAGAGAGTTGGCATCAAAGAGGGCAGTAGTAATATTCACCAAGAGTTCATGCTGCATGTGTCATAGTATCAAAGCACTTTTTTATGAACTAGGAGCAAGCCCAGCAATTCATGAACTGGATCAAGATTCAAGAGGCAATGAAATGGCAGTTGCTTTGAGCATCCTAGGTTGTAATCCTTGTGTTCCTGCTATTTTCATTGGTGGACAATTTGTTGGTTCAGCTAAGGATGTTATTTCCCTTCATGTTGATGGCTCTCTTAAAGAAATGCTCATCAATGCCAAAGCTATATGGCTCTAATATTAGTTTCCTTTCTTGTATTGTTTCCTTTAGAGGGTGTTGGGGTGGGAGGCTGTAAAGAAAGCCACATTTTTATGAAAATGGCGATAATGGAAACTCTTCTGGACGTTCAAGAATTTttatctattttttattttttggtgttCGTTATCTATTTTGGGCCCAAGACTACTCTGATTCACGCTACAAAGTTTATTTCGGGGGTGAATCTCTCTCTACAAAGAAGACTTCATTCATGAGGTTCAAACCAAACGGGGAATCAAAATTTTCACTAATATAATTCAAAATATTAAAAGCTACATGGAAGAAATTAAGGGTATTAAACATTATAGAAATGATTGTAGCTACTTAATTGCCACACTTGAATTGTTCCCATTCTACGTACGTAAGTATTCCCTCGACACATATAGACCTACCGTTGTAATACGTACTTGGTTGCACGTCTGATTAAATAAAGTAACTTTTCAATTGTCATAACCCAAATTCGTAGGCCGCCATATGACACCCAATAAGCCACTATATATATTTGCCTGGTGAACTATTAAAGTCAAACCACACCCAAATAAGCCACCATATATATTTGCCAGGTGAACTATTAAAGTCAAACTACCAGAGAGAAAAAACAATGCAATTGAGCCTCAACACTCTCATAACATAGTTATACAAGAATCTTTCAACAGCGGAAGTCTAGAAAGTAATAAAAATAGGAAACACATCCCAAAACTCATAAAATATTGTTAGGGAGCAACTACATAATATGAATACAAAAGTCTAGGAACGCGACCCCATGATAACTAAAAATGAAAGCTGAAGGATAGAGTAAAGATGCCACCATGATCTGAATGCGATTGTCTCACTCAACTGAACTCTAAGCCTGGCTGGAACAAGAATCATTGTGGCCTCACAATATCGCTAGGAGTAGGATCTGTATAGAGTAATGAGTGAACTTTGTTGAGCCTAAGCCAATGAGATCATCGGTCCGCTCCTCCGCCCCTCTGAGCAAGTCTTTCAAAATAATGCATgaaagcaacaacaacaaaatcTGTATCTGAAACAACATGATAGAACaggcactactaaaaaaacaggttttaccgacctcaaaaaaccgacctcaattGAGGTCgaaaaaaaaccgacctcatgaggtcagtaaagtcgtaatattttttttttaaataaaccgacctcatgaggtcggtaatattgtaccaaaatttaaaaaaaataatgtaccgacctcactaggtcggaaatttatttgatgataaatattataattttatttttaatttaaaagaatactgacctcacgaggtcggtattattttaaataaaaaataaaactattaaatataccgacctcatgaggtcggtatattttatcaaaaaataattatttaagttaccgacctcgtgaggtcgataaatataattaaaaaaaaatatgatcaTTTAATTTATTAATCCTTTTTTCCTTTACCCCATTTTTACTTTCActcaaaatttaaaaatcccaCCCCCACGCCCTCCCCCGCCCACTCCTCTCTCTCTCCTCCTTTCACCACCACCGTATCCTCACCCACATCGCCGTACCTTCACCGCCAGCCAGATCCGGCTTCGTCGCCGCCACCATCTATTCCAGGTAtgtttttttattgcttgggttCTAGTTTAGGGTTCTTCAAGACACATTTAGTTTTTTACTTCTTTGGTAAGTTTCTCACTGATTTGGTTTTATGGGTTAGTGTATTTGGTTGATTATAGCTGGAAACGTTAATGTGCTTTTGTTTTTGGATTGTTTTTATGAGATTTTGAGAAATGGTGGCTGATTCTTGAAAAATCTGCTTCTTTGGGTATGTTTTCTCTTTCGGTTTCAATTGCAAAAACATCATAAGCAATAATTTAATGATAGATTCTTTGTGGGGTTAATCTAAAGATTGAATCTTTATGATTTGTTGTACTGAAAAGTtccattaaaaaataaaattcatcCTGTTTGAGTTTGAATGTAAAAGCTACTGTATGTTTCTCTCTTATGTTGTTGATGTTCTTGATATAGATTCTTTCTGGGGTTAGTCAAAAGATTCAGTCTTTATGATTTATTTTACTGAAAAGTtccattagttttttttttttccatcctaTTTGAGTTTGAATGTAAAAGCTACTGTATGTTTCTCTTTTTTGTTGTTGATGTTCTtgatttttctactatatagaaatgTGGGTTTTGAGGCAGTTCGTCGTCTGTCATGGGTTTTGTCGACATGCCAGCTTGGTCTTTCAGCTCAATTGGTATTACATCTCTGCAATTTACTTTTCCCTGTTCTTCGTTTCTATTGTTTATTAATAGGTTTTTTATTCTCTTTTATTTGTCTTTTGTTTTTTCCTCTATTACTGGCATTCAATATTTCTTTTGTGTTTGATATACTGAAGATGCCCAGTACGTCAGTACTATACCGTGAAGGGCTTGAATTGACGATGATAGCTAGGCATGCAATTCTAGCATTTTGATGCTCTGTGTGTAACTGTATTTGTGCATAGTTAACACAGGACTTTAAGCTCTGCCTTTTTGAGATCGTTTTTATTATTATCGGCCTAATTTTTCAGGTAGGTAGTCACTCTATTTACTGATACGCTATGATGATACTTTTGTTTACTGTAATATGtgattaaattattatttttgtggTTTACTCTTGGACTATATACCTTGAAGGTTCTTATATTAGAATTATTAGTTTAAAGGTGAGATACATAAAAGTGTGCATGTTTGTGCATGAACTTCAAATGATGCATGTGCTTATGTTCTATTAGACGGACGAcaaattatttatatattttaatctAGCTGCTAGGATATAATGAATAAGTTGCTCTTTTGGTTTAAAGGGGAAACAAAAGGGATGTTTGGTAGGGGTAGCTTGCAACAGAGAGAATAGAGGGGTGTTTGGTAGGGGTGGCTTGCAACGAAGAGAATAATGCAATGACAATTTTCAGTTAAGAGGGGGTTCATTTCTGCGTTTTTATCTTAGAGAACTTCAAGATTATTGAGAAAAATCAGAAAATAGCTATATCTGTACagaaaaaattggaaatttatTAATGGAATGAAAATGTCTTCTCAGTCTTTTGGTTCAATAGCTCTGTTATGCTACTTTGTTCGTAATGGAATGGTACAAGTTTTAACCTCTTTTGGGTTCTTATGCACCTTCACATAGTAATATACTTTTGTCAAATATTTCAGCAATTAGAAAGCTATCTATTTTGAACTATGAGGAAAAGGAAAATGCCCACCAACCATTCCAACAGCAACAATGATGGACATCACTGAAGAAGCAAGCGCAAGGTCGTGGACGTCGGCTTAGAAGGAAGAAATCAACAAAACTTACCCAGCAAAGACAGACCTTCCAGCAGTTAACAGAAATCTGAAATCAGGGCCCCCTACTGTGTCTCAAGTAAGTCTTTCATGCATTTTTATATATTGTTAATTTGGAATAAAGTCTACAATGATTTATTGAGTCGTCTTCCTCGGATTAGACCTGTGGTTTAAAGTTTATTTCTAAAGGCACCTGATGGCCTTCTAACTACTCAAAAAATTTAAAGTCTTTCTTGAGTAAGAAAGTCCAACGAGTAACTTCATATCAAATTTACTGCTACATTTGTTAATTAAAATCAAATGAAAATTGAAATACGATCTTTGCTTGTGCTAAACCTTGTTGTGTAATACTATTTGAGCTTAAAGTTTGTTTTAATCTGTTGCATGTTGTGAAGTTGTTGGATGGAATGCTATGTGGGCTGTTATGGTAGTTGAAGTAGTATTTGAGTACCCTCTAGGTGAGTATTCATATGTCACACCtatgtttctttcttttatttaattcattgtgcataagacttttgaaaaTGTTATTCACTTGGAGTCAAAATTCCATTACCATATGCAGGTTCTACACTTTATAAGTGTGTAAATACAGCTATGGTAGCATGTCTCACTGAATCTCTAGGAATTTTGTTTATTGCTCTTCTCTGTGCCTTTGATTTTCTCCAACAACTAACAGTGTGATTAATGAAAGCTAGATGAGGGATTCTGTATGTAATACATCTTTCCTTTCTTGTGTCTGTTTGGGAATTACAATTGGTTTCCATCATGGAGATAGATTGAAAACTATTCTAGCAAAAAAATTTGGCAGAGATTTCCCCACTGATATAGAAAATTAGACCTTATTCTTTTGGGTTGTAGGACAGTAGAAAGGTGCTTAACTTGAAGGAAGTGAATGTAATGAGAGCCTATGGAACTGTTAAAGACAAAGTTTCAGCATCTTTAAGATCGTCATCAAATGAGGGTGAAGAAATTTATAAAGCGGTAAACTGATACCTCCTACTTGGCTATCTTGCGTGAGATCTAtatataacaaaaataataacaaatACCAAGTTATGTACTGACCAACTTTCATCTATAAATTGGGCAGTCTATCTTCCTCTTCCTTTTAAAACGAATACAGTTGCTAGCATTTGAACATGGCATCAAGTGACATCACTGCATAGAGGTTTGGTTAAACACAGAATAGTTTGATCCAAATTTAGACAAACCTTCATTGCTTCACTCTAACGTTTTTAGAAAATGAGCAGCTTAATTATTATGTTTATAAGAGCCCTTCCACTGTACATTTCGAAATATTTAAAACCAACAACTACCTTTAATATCATTTGGAATGATGAAAAGGTGTACAGTTTAATACCATCCTCTGTCTGATGAGGTTTTTGAAATTTGACTTGAGCTAGGTTGACTGCAATGTAAGTTGAGTTGCTTTCTCTGCTCTTTTTGTTAGTACCATTTTGCTTGCCATGTAAGAAAAAACTATCCTTTGTTGCGATGTTAAATATCTAATGTTTATGCTGGATGTTTCTCCTTCCAATCTTATGAAAAATCACACTTTCAAGATACCACATCTGTTGTGTATGATGAATTATTGATGACAGTTGTGGTGTTGATCGGATTACTCTAATTATTATAATGAAACTAGGATGATCATTGTCGCAAATTAGTATCAACTGAAGGCTTAGGGATAAGGAGGAAAAAAGTGGTCTTTTGAATGGGACAAATATGCTTTACATACACTAATTTTGCAGCTGAAAGACTAGATTTGGAGAATAATTATGTGGGGTGTTTGAAGGCATCAGATTTAGAATTCAATAAACAAGAGGAAGTAGCAAATTTCTTATGAAAGAAATTTAGGTATGTACCAACTATCTTGTCATTGATAAACAAGTATTATCATCTCATGATTTTTGCCTACTATGTTGAGCAGAATACAATAGAATAAAAGTTGATTTTTTCCTTTATAGTCCTTTGTCATCATCTGAATATACTTGCAAAGCAAAATCTCACAAATGATGTGAAGTTGTTTTCTTACTTAGTTTTTTACTAAAGTGCTAGCTAGCCTTAGAAGGGCTTACAAGTAACAAACTGTCATTCCTCACTCAATATAGCTTGTTTCATTGATTGTTGCTTGATGCATGGGTAACAGAGAAGACTCAAAGTTATGCCAACTTGCACCCATGGGTTCCTTCTACCAACTTATAGTTCCAAGAGCTATTTAATTTATAGTCGCATcgtagtatttctctttaccttAACAGGACACAAACATTTTACTTGCATCCTGCTTCACATTGTATCCACCTCATTTCTTACGCTTACcaaattctttcttttattttggtaGACAAGTACTCATCCCTATGGTTTCTAATGGCAGGTTCTAATATCTTTGACAACTTGGGAAAAAAGCCTTATGAGTTATGACAACAAAGCTTTATGGAGTGGTCAAATTTCAAAAGGCATGGTGCTTCTTTTTTCCATTATGTAAACAGATTTTGTCATTGAAAATGAAGAATGTACGATTTCACAATATTGTATACTTTTGTTGCTTAGTGCGCGTAAATATTATGAAGTGTTAAAACCTGAAACACGTAGAATTATTTTCTTGGTGTTATGATCCTTTTAGTATTCCTGTAATAATTGCACAAATAATACAAACAATGATGTCGGCCATACGCCCGTGCAAAGCACGGGCACGAGCCATCTAGTGTTTTGTAATAGTAGCTtattgttttatgtatttatagtagtttgatgtattgttggcagctatttgggctcgttttagttgaaagtaaaattattttcatcttgacagggAGGCAGCTGGAGTAACAGCTAGGTGCAACAATTTGTTttgcagaataccgacctcatgaggtcggttatgGGTAAAATTTACCCAGAAACTgctaattaccgacctcatgaggtcggttttctggaaaattttcccagaaattgcaaattaccgacctcatgaggtcggttttctgcaaaatatttccagaaattgcaaattaccgacctcatgaggtcggttttatgcatgatattcccagaaattgcaaattaccgacctcatgaggtcggttttatgcaaaatatatcatatattcatataaattaccgacctcaggaggtcagtaaactcatatcattatattattaatataatttaccgacctaatgaggtcggtattttatttaattaatacccggctaaaaaactttaccgacctcatgaggtcggttttttgtgacctcatgaggtcggtaataattCCGACCCACTGTTTTCCGACCTGATTTTGAGGTCGGTTTTGAGGTCGGTTTTTggccaaaaccgacctcatgaggtcggaaatagCCATTTTTTTTAGGTCGGTAAAacttgtttttttagtagtgaggtAAGACAAGTAGCAAGCAGGTAAAAGTCGAACCACATCATGAGCTTAGGACTACTAGATCGATCTATCCAATTCATGGGATCTTGTGAATACTAGGTAATCCACTAGTCTGAAATCACATAGGTCCATAGCTTACGGGTACTAGGATCTTCTAGACCTAATTCCATGTACATTCGCAGATATTGGGTCAGATATACTGAAAATTTTGATATCGATCAAGCAATCTCATTATCAGACAATATCATGTGAAAACCAAATCAATCAAAGCATGTGATAATCCGAAATATGCTAGCATGATTTAACGGTGCAATATTTAGGATGCCATGCTCATTTTGTAGTACAACAGCTTTAATCATGCTTTAAGTTTCAATAGTCATAAAAGAGTATAACATACGATTAGGGCATCTCCAACCCATTACACCATTTTCTGCACCAAAATGGTGCAAATTAATTCCAACTCATTGCACCATTTTTTGcaccaaaaaaaaatattccttttatattcttctctctcttttatattatattattttcttttacttaaattttatttttaatttcataaaaaaaatcttttttttcttttttacatatcCATCCCATATAATTCATAATCCTTCGTAATATAAtcatttaatataaaattattttataccataaaattttaaataatataaattgtaagcaaatattatacgttatacatattaatggataattcaaataaaagtgaaatcattgataaaatataattaaataaatactattacattAAGGtagaatttattttaatttctacatAAATATTCAACTTCCATGATTAGTACGTTGCTCCCATAAATGCTCTACTAATGAATTACGAAGTGCAAAATGAGCATCtttgttcttaatttttttgTGTCGAGCTAAAAATTGTTCAAATTGATAATTTTCATCTACTACCATTTCTATTGTTGGAGTTGGACCTTCCCAAGCATCTTGAATTGGTGCATTAAGATCACGCTCATCCTCGATTATCATGTTGCGCAGTATAATACATGATGTTAATATATCATGTAGCACTTCTTTTCTCCAAAAACGCGATGGCCCTGCAATAATTGCAAAACGAGATTGCAAAACTCCGAATGCACGTTCAACATCTTTTCGACATGATTCTTGTTTCGTCGCAAAATATTTCTTCTTTTGAGATTGTGGCTCAGGAATGGTTTTTGTGGTCGAGTGGAAGATGGGTACAATAGTGCAAATGATATTGGTGGATCTGGAAACGACTTACCAGAGTACTAAATTATTGTTATAATTTTCTAAATTATTATGCTGTTTAatgtattttcaattttaatgtaTTGAACATTGTTATGTTATTGATCATTGTGTTGTTATTGAACATTGTGTTATATATTCGAAATTATTATGTTATTGAACATTGTGTTATTTATTAATAACATATTGTattttatatttgcactttttatttttgtgatggttatattttttaatacaattataacttataataaaattaacttacaattttatataaaataatatatacgaaaattaatttataaaacttacactccaaaattaagatgtaaaattaatattataagatattacataaaaaataattaggtATACTAGGAATCTAAAATTATAAACTAAAATTTATAATATGTGaaattaaaagtgttatataataataaaaaaaaaaattaatgaatagtaatggtgtagatgaatagttatattaggaatctaaatgtaaaaattaaaatttataatatgttaaattaaaagtgttatataataaaaaaataataataaattattaATGAATAGTGTAAGGTTGGAGCTCCAAAACACCATTTTTTGCACCAAAATAGCATTTGGTGCAAAAAATGGTGCAAGGTTGGAGATGGCCTTAGTAGCTCAAAATAGCATAATGACCTAGCATACGCTTGCCACAGAATATTATTAGGTAAAGTAGTAGTATAAGATACAATCATATTTTGA includes these proteins:
- the LOC132610225 gene encoding glutaredoxin-C11-like; translation: MDKIRELASKRAVVIFTKSSCCMCHSIKALFYELGASPAIHELDQDSRGNEMAVALSILGCNPCVPAIFIGGQFVGSAKDVISLHVDGSLKEMLINAKAIWL